One Kitasatospora sp. NBC_01287 DNA window includes the following coding sequences:
- a CDS encoding heavy-metal-associated domain-containing protein, translating into MSSTVTYTVTGMSCGHCEKSVSSELSALTGVTEVAADAKAGTVTVSSEQPLALADVRAAVDEAGYELVGPAA; encoded by the coding sequence ATGTCCAGCACCGTCACCTACACCGTCACCGGCATGAGCTGCGGCCACTGCGAGAAGTCGGTCAGCTCCGAGCTCTCCGCGCTGACCGGTGTCACCGAGGTGGCCGCGGACGCCAAGGCCGGCACCGTGACCGTCTCCTCCGAGCAGCCGCTGGCCCTGGCCGACGTGCGCGCCGCCGTTGACGAGGCCGGCTACGAGCTGGTCGGCCCGGCCGCCTGA
- a CDS encoding cation-translocating P-type ATPase: MSTATTAPSGISDRVELAIGGMTCASCAARVEKKLNRMDGVAATVNFATEKARIDFGPETTVADLIATVERTGYTAELPAPPPAAAGSGPSAGSAGSAAEPDPQRRRLLVSTVLTVPVVLLSMVPALQFTFWQWLAFALTGPVVAYGGAPFHQAAWTNLRHRAATMDTLVSLGTLAAFGWSVWALFLGGAGMPGMKHAFSLTVGRGDAASTLYLETAAAVTTLILLGRWLEARSKRRAGAALHALLDLGAKEVAVLRDGREVRVPVAELSVGTRFVVRPGEKIATDGVVVEGASAVDASMLTGESVPVEVSVGDSVTGATVNAGGRLVVQARRVGADTQLARMAELVEQAQNGKAAAQRLADRISAVFVPVVILIALATLAGWLLAGGSATEAFTAAVAVLIIACPCALGLATPTALLVGTGRGAQLGILIKGPEVLETTRRVDTIVLDKTGTVTTGAMALTAVHTAEGVATEQALRLAGALEHASEHPIARAIAAAASDRVGPLPSVERFENLPGRGVRGLVDGHAVLAGRASLLADLAHPLGPALAAAKGAAEAAGRTAVVVGWDGAARAVLEVADAVKPTSAQAVRELRALGLRPVLLTGDHSAVALAVAAEVGIEPADVIAEVLPEQKVAVVKRLQQEGRAVAMVGDGVNDAAALAQADLGLALGTGTDAAIEAADLTLVRGDLRVAADAIRLSRRTLGTIKGNLFWAFAYNVAALPLAAAGLLDPMVAGATMAFSSVFVVTNSLRLRRFGT, translated from the coding sequence ATGAGCACCGCCACCACCGCCCCCTCCGGCATAAGCGACCGCGTCGAGCTCGCGATCGGGGGCATGACCTGTGCCTCCTGCGCCGCCCGGGTCGAGAAGAAGCTCAACCGGATGGACGGCGTCGCGGCCACGGTCAACTTCGCCACCGAGAAGGCCCGGATCGACTTCGGCCCGGAGACCACGGTGGCCGACCTGATCGCCACCGTCGAGCGCACCGGCTACACCGCCGAGCTGCCCGCGCCGCCGCCGGCCGCCGCCGGGTCGGGCCCGTCGGCCGGGTCGGCCGGGTCGGCCGCCGAACCCGACCCGCAGCGCCGCCGCCTGCTGGTCAGCACCGTGCTCACGGTCCCGGTGGTGCTGCTCTCGATGGTGCCGGCCCTGCAGTTCACCTTCTGGCAGTGGCTCGCCTTCGCGCTCACCGGCCCGGTGGTCGCCTACGGCGGCGCGCCGTTCCACCAGGCCGCCTGGACCAACCTCAGGCACCGCGCGGCCACCATGGACACCCTGGTCTCGCTCGGCACCCTGGCCGCCTTCGGCTGGTCCGTCTGGGCCCTGTTCCTCGGCGGCGCGGGGATGCCGGGGATGAAGCACGCGTTCTCCCTCACGGTCGGCCGCGGCGACGCCGCGTCGACGCTCTACCTGGAGACCGCGGCCGCCGTCACCACGCTGATCCTGCTCGGCCGCTGGCTGGAGGCCCGCTCCAAGCGCCGGGCGGGCGCCGCGCTGCACGCCCTGCTCGACCTCGGCGCCAAGGAGGTCGCGGTGCTGCGGGACGGGCGCGAGGTCCGCGTCCCGGTGGCCGAGCTGAGCGTCGGCACCCGCTTCGTGGTTCGGCCCGGCGAGAAGATCGCCACCGACGGCGTGGTGGTCGAGGGCGCCTCGGCCGTGGACGCCTCGATGCTCACCGGCGAATCGGTGCCGGTCGAGGTCTCGGTCGGCGACAGCGTGACCGGCGCCACCGTCAACGCGGGCGGCCGCCTGGTGGTCCAGGCCCGCCGGGTCGGCGCGGACACCCAGCTGGCCCGGATGGCCGAGCTGGTCGAGCAGGCGCAGAACGGCAAGGCCGCCGCCCAGCGGCTGGCCGACCGGATCTCCGCGGTCTTCGTCCCGGTGGTGATCCTGATCGCGCTGGCCACCCTGGCCGGGTGGCTGCTGGCCGGTGGCAGCGCCACCGAGGCCTTCACCGCCGCCGTCGCCGTGCTGATCATCGCCTGCCCGTGCGCGCTGGGCCTGGCCACCCCGACCGCGCTGCTGGTGGGCACGGGGCGCGGCGCCCAGCTGGGCATCCTGATCAAGGGCCCCGAGGTGCTGGAGACCACCCGGCGGGTGGACACCATCGTGCTGGACAAGACCGGCACCGTGACCACCGGCGCCATGGCGCTGACCGCGGTGCACACCGCCGAGGGTGTCGCCACCGAGCAGGCACTGCGCCTGGCCGGAGCGCTGGAGCACGCCTCCGAGCACCCGATCGCCCGGGCCATCGCCGCCGCGGCGAGCGACCGGGTCGGCCCGCTGCCCTCCGTCGAGCGGTTCGAGAACCTGCCGGGGCGCGGCGTGCGCGGCCTGGTGGACGGGCACGCGGTGCTGGCCGGCCGGGCGAGCCTGCTGGCCGACCTGGCGCACCCGCTCGGCCCCGCTCTGGCCGCAGCCAAGGGCGCCGCCGAGGCCGCAGGGCGCACCGCCGTCGTGGTCGGCTGGGACGGCGCGGCCCGCGCGGTCCTGGAGGTGGCCGATGCCGTCAAGCCCACCAGCGCGCAGGCGGTGCGCGAGTTGCGCGCGCTCGGCCTGCGCCCGGTGCTGCTGACCGGCGACCACAGCGCGGTGGCGCTGGCGGTGGCGGCGGAGGTCGGCATCGAGCCGGCCGACGTGATCGCCGAGGTGCTGCCCGAGCAGAAGGTCGCGGTGGTCAAGCGCCTGCAGCAGGAGGGCCGTGCGGTGGCGATGGTGGGCGACGGCGTGAACGACGCCGCCGCGCTCGCCCAGGCCGACCTCGGGCTCGCGCTCGGCACCGGCACCGACGCCGCGATCGAGGCCGCCGACCTGACCCTGGTCCGCGGTGACCTGCGGGTGGCGGCCGACGCGATCCGGCTCTCCCGGCGGACCCTGGGCACCATCAAGGGCAACCTCTTCTGGGCCTTCGCCTACAACGTGGCGGCCCTCCCGCTGGCCGCCGCCGGGCTGCTGGACCCGATGGTGGCCGGGGCCACCATGGCCTTCTCCTCGGTCTTCGTGGTCACCAACAGCCTGCGCCTGCGCCGCTTCGGCACCTGA
- a CDS encoding SDR family NAD(P)-dependent oxidoreductase has translation MARSVVVTGGGTGIGLEIARRFVEAGDSVVIVGRRRAVLEQAAEGLGGGVAPLVCDLADPEAVEAALAALPARIDVLVNNAGSRETGFGAGPHALLARWRGDFERNVLTAVLLTESVRDRLTPGGGRVITISSIAALRGAGSYGAAKASLHAWNHFLAAQLGPSGITANIVAPGTVAGTEFFGPRLDEAEVSRRAARTLLGRVGERGEVAAAVEFLASAGAGFITGEILHCNGGELLGR, from the coding sequence ATGGCCAGGAGCGTTGTCGTCACCGGCGGTGGGACCGGGATCGGCCTGGAGATCGCCCGTCGGTTCGTCGAGGCGGGTGACTCGGTGGTGATCGTCGGGCGGCGGCGCGCGGTGCTGGAGCAGGCCGCCGAGGGGCTCGGCGGCGGCGTCGCCCCGCTGGTCTGCGACCTGGCCGACCCGGAGGCCGTGGAGGCGGCGCTGGCCGCGCTGCCGGCCCGGATCGACGTGCTGGTCAACAACGCCGGCAGCCGGGAGACCGGTTTCGGGGCCGGCCCGCACGCGCTGCTGGCCCGCTGGCGCGGCGACTTCGAGCGCAACGTGCTCACCGCCGTGCTGCTCACCGAGTCGGTGCGCGACCGGCTCACCCCGGGCGGGGGCCGGGTGATCACCATCAGCTCGATCGCGGCGCTGCGCGGGGCCGGCTCCTACGGGGCCGCCAAGGCCTCGCTGCACGCCTGGAACCACTTCCTGGCCGCCCAGCTCGGCCCCTCCGGGATCACCGCGAACATCGTGGCGCCCGGCACGGTGGCCGGCACCGAGTTCTTCGGGCCGCGGCTGGACGAGGCCGAGGTCTCGCGCCGGGCCGCGCGCACCCTGCTGGGCCGGGTCGGCGAGCGGGGCGAGGTGGCCGCGGCGGTGGAGTTCCTGGCCTCGGCCGGGGCGGGCTTCATCACCGGCGAGATCCTGCACTGCAACGGCGGTGAGCTCCTCGGGCGGTAG
- a CDS encoding citrate synthase, whose amino-acid sequence MSENSQNAVVLRYQGGEYEYPVVESTAGNAGFDISKLLPQTGLVTLDNGFGNTAAYKSAITFVDGDNGILRYRGYPIEQLAEQGSFIETAYLLINGQLPSADQLAEFNSEITQHTLLHEDVKRFYQGFPRDAHPMAMLSSVVGALSTFYQDSHNPFDADQRHLSTVRLLAKLPTIAAYAYKKSVGQPFVYPRNDLSYVENFLRMTFAVPAQDYELNPVIVNALDKLFILHADHEQNCSTSTVRLVGSSHANQFASISAGISALWGPLHGGANQAVLEMLEQIQADGGDVDAFIRKVKNREDGVKLMGFGHRVYKAFDPRAALVKGLAHDVLAQLGKSDELLEIALKLEEHALNDDFFVSRKLYPNVDFYTGLIYRAMGFPTSMFTVLFALGRLPGWIAHWHEMINDPTSRIGRPRQIYTGTAIRDYVALDKR is encoded by the coding sequence GTGAGCGAGAACAGTCAAAACGCGGTAGTACTGCGGTACCAGGGCGGCGAGTACGAGTACCCCGTCGTCGAGAGCACTGCGGGGAACGCCGGCTTCGACATCTCGAAGCTGCTCCCGCAGACCGGCCTGGTCACCCTGGACAACGGCTTCGGCAACACCGCTGCCTACAAGTCCGCGATCACCTTCGTGGACGGTGACAACGGCATCCTCCGCTACCGCGGTTACCCGATCGAGCAGCTCGCCGAGCAGGGCAGCTTCATCGAGACCGCGTACCTCCTGATCAACGGTCAGCTGCCCTCCGCCGACCAGCTGGCGGAGTTCAACAGCGAGATCACCCAGCACACGCTGCTGCACGAGGACGTCAAGCGCTTCTACCAGGGCTTCCCCCGGGACGCGCACCCGATGGCGATGCTCTCCTCGGTGGTCGGCGCGCTGTCGACCTTCTACCAGGACAGCCACAACCCCTTCGACGCGGACCAGCGCCACCTGTCGACGGTCCGCCTGCTGGCGAAGCTGCCGACCATCGCGGCCTACGCCTACAAGAAGTCCGTCGGCCAGCCCTTCGTCTACCCGCGCAACGACCTGAGCTACGTCGAGAACTTCCTGCGGATGACCTTCGCGGTCCCGGCCCAGGACTACGAGCTCAACCCGGTGATCGTCAACGCGCTGGACAAGCTCTTCATCCTGCACGCCGACCACGAGCAGAACTGCTCCACCTCGACGGTGCGCCTGGTCGGCTCCAGCCACGCGAACCAGTTCGCCTCGATCTCGGCCGGCATCTCGGCGCTCTGGGGCCCGCTGCACGGCGGTGCCAACCAGGCGGTGCTGGAGATGCTGGAGCAGATCCAGGCCGACGGCGGCGACGTCGACGCCTTCATCCGCAAGGTGAAGAACCGCGAGGACGGCGTCAAGCTGATGGGCTTCGGCCACCGCGTGTACAAGGCCTTCGACCCGCGCGCCGCGCTGGTCAAGGGCCTGGCGCACGACGTGCTGGCGCAGCTGGGCAAGTCGGACGAGCTGCTGGAGATCGCGCTCAAGCTGGAGGAGCACGCGCTCAACGACGACTTCTTCGTCTCGCGCAAGCTCTACCCGAACGTCGACTTCTACACCGGCCTGATCTACCGCGCGATGGGCTTCCCGACCAGCATGTTCACCGTGCTGTTCGCGCTGGGCCGGCTGCCCGGGTGGATCGCCCACTGGCACGAGATGATCAACGACCCGACCAGCCGGATCGGCCGCCCGCGCCAGATCTACACCGGCACCGCGATCCGCGACTACGTGGCGCTCGACAAGCGCTGA